From Bacillus marinisedimentorum:
CATCCTGTTATTGTTCATCGGAATTTGCAGTTACCTGGCTTATGAAGATATTCACATCATCGCAAGGTTTTACTCATTTTCTTTCATCCTTGCCGTTTTACTGCTGTTCATGGTGTTACCCGCACTGAACTTTGTAGATTACCGTTTCATCCTTCCAGTCGGGCAGTCAGGGATAACAGGGATTGCGAAAGGGATTAACAGCTCGATTATCGCAATGATCGGTTTTGAAATACTTCTCCTGGCCTTGCCCATGATGAAAACAAAAAGGAAGGCATATCGGGTGCTGCTTGCCGGCAACCTTTTTGTGACACTTCTCTATACCTTTGTTGTCCTTATTGCCCTGATGACCTTCAGCCCGAAAGAAATCGAGATCATACCTGAACCTGTACTATATATGCTGAAAGCATTCGAGTTTAAGATTATCGACCGGATCGACCTGCTATTCCTGACTGTTTGGATCGTATCTGCCGCAACTTCATTCATATCCTATCTTTACAGTTCATCTGTCGGTTTGGCCAGCCTATTACACACGCAAGGTCATCAAAAAATGGTCTATGTAAGCTGGATACCCCTGATCATCTATATGTTCTTGCCGGACGACCTTATCAGCATTGATTCATACTCCAACTTTTTAGAAAAAGCCAGCTATCTATTCGTCCTGGTTATTCCGACTTTTCTGCTGATTTCCGGTTTGGTAAAAGCGAAAATGATGAAAAAGAAAGGTGGCGGCCGGTATGAAGTATAAATGGTTATTCATCATTATTCCAACCCTTCTCTTGCTTAGCGGCTGCTGGGATCTGCAGTTGCTCAAAGAAACACGCCTGGTATACGGCGCCGCTTTTGACCTGGAGGGAGAAAACGTCAAGGACACGGTTGCAATCCGAACCGTTGCCAGCAATCCGGAAGTGCCCGAAGGAAATGAAATCGTCTCGGTCACAGCCAAGACGATCCGGGCAGCCAAACAATTAGTCGATACAAAAATTTCAGGCCGGTTCGGCTCTTCAAAAATCCTGATTTATTTGATTGGAGATGAGATGGCTAAAAAAGATATCTATCCGCTCCTTGATGTTCTATATCGCGACCCGCTCGGTGCCTTAAGCGGAAAAGTTGCAGTGACAGAAGGGAAAGGGGCTGACATGCTTTATATGAGAAAAAAGGGGGAGACCCTCATCTCAGAACACATCAGAGAACTTCTTGAAAGTGAAGAAGCCAGCGGTGTCGTTCCTGAATTAACTCTGCAAACCGTCTGTACGTATATGTTTGATGAAGGGCACGATTTCATGCTCCCTTACTTAAATGTCGATCAGGAAAATGACACGATCAATTTAAAAGGTACGGCTCTTTTCAACAAAGAAACGTTCACCGGCGAAGTACTCGATATAGAAGAATCTGAAATCATCATGCTATTGAGCAGGTATGCACTAAAAGATGGTTCCTTCACTAAAAAAGTGAAAGATGATGATG
This genomic window contains:
- a CDS encoding GerAB/ArcD/ProY family transporter, coding for MREKESITRGQVFVLTLQTQIGIGILSLPHDVQEFAKGDGWLSVLLAGAAVQLIITIYWLLSKLYPKDTIFKIPERIFGKFAGKLFSVLYTFYFLLVANLILILFGRIIQRWVFPMTPSWIILLLFIGICSYLAYEDIHIIARFYSFSFILAVLLLFMVLPALNFVDYRFILPVGQSGITGIAKGINSSIIAMIGFEILLLALPMMKTKRKAYRVLLAGNLFVTLLYTFVVLIALMTFSPKEIEIIPEPVLYMLKAFEFKIIDRIDLLFLTVWIVSAATSFISYLYSSSVGLASLLHTQGHQKMVYVSWIPLIIYMFLPDDLISIDSYSNFLEKASYLFVLVIPTFLLISGLVKAKMMKKKGGGRYEV
- a CDS encoding Ger(x)C family spore germination protein, producing MKYKWLFIIIPTLLLLSGCWDLQLLKETRLVYGAAFDLEGENVKDTVAIRTVASNPEVPEGNEIVSVTAKTIRAAKQLVDTKISGRFGSSKILIYLIGDEMAKKDIYPLLDVLYRDPLGALSGKVAVTEGKGADMLYMRKKGETLISEHIRELLESEEASGVVPELTLQTVCTYMFDEGHDFMLPYLNVDQENDTINLKGTALFNKETFTGEVLDIEESEIIMLLSRYALKDGSFTKKVKDDDEEQWMNNYISFDIWDIKNDTSFSFNGKQITANVDVELTVNVTEYPEDRLDEPATQKKLNKKLSEILTKEAEDAVKKVQGANSDVFSFGRDLLAFHSDKLEGGKLGDNYFKEMKITPTIKVKIKNTGVLD